From a region of the Bacteroidales bacterium genome:
- a CDS encoding L,D-transpeptidase family protein produces the protein MSRVVIFILIIIIIPGLIYGEPPSKNYHQPSSQSSGIQEIIRSKLEQLSLNPDTITIGGEKFHSIEYVSNLYEKNDFQPFWTKPEYVEDAIKGISSSYEDGLLPLDYHLEAILVLKHQLALDSGSQEEKAVKLAELDLLLTDGVIFYADHLVYGKIDPVALIPTWNFEFAPIPDLNPATFTQYITNREIPYRLNDLRPSLFQYDTLLSILAQYRDIAGNGGWQPIPGGGKIEPGKKNSRIPAIRQRLLMTGELSAPDSVGSDIYDKMLEIDIKAFQDAHALDTDGIIGVGTFRELNVPVEERIAALRINLERVRWVARDLPETYIIVNIAAFWLLMVKDNQVVHNTTVVVGKPLNKTPVFRDKMRYIEFNPTWTLPTSIIKNEIIPKLKKDSIYLEKNHMVLLDTKGNLIPTSILDMKNLSASHFPYLVRQEPGPWNVLGEMKFMFPNKYDIYLHDTPSKILFNRSSRAFSHGCIRVNRPMNLAEKLLTGTKYDRKKINEIISTHITTRVNLPQPLDILLLYWTCGINKNGELFFVPDIYDRDQDVLRALDKFMH, from the coding sequence ATGAGCAGGGTCGTCATTTTCATCCTCATCATCATTATTATACCTGGATTGATTTATGGTGAACCGCCTTCAAAGAATTACCATCAACCATCTTCACAATCATCCGGAATCCAGGAAATTATCCGGTCGAAGCTGGAACAGCTCTCCCTCAATCCAGATACCATCACTATCGGCGGGGAAAAATTCCACAGTATTGAATATGTATCAAACCTATACGAGAAAAATGACTTCCAGCCATTCTGGACAAAACCGGAATATGTGGAAGATGCCATCAAGGGTATAAGCAGTTCTTATGAAGATGGGCTCCTGCCGCTGGATTACCACCTGGAGGCTATCCTGGTCCTGAAGCACCAGTTGGCCCTTGATTCCGGAAGCCAAGAGGAAAAGGCAGTAAAATTGGCTGAACTGGATTTATTGCTGACCGATGGCGTGATTTTTTACGCTGACCATCTGGTTTACGGTAAAATAGACCCGGTGGCACTCATTCCGACCTGGAACTTTGAATTTGCCCCGATTCCTGATCTGAATCCTGCAACTTTTACGCAATATATCACCAACCGTGAGATTCCCTACCGTCTTAATGACCTTAGGCCAAGCCTCTTTCAGTATGACACCCTGCTGTCGATCCTGGCCCAATACCGCGACATTGCCGGAAATGGAGGCTGGCAGCCTATCCCGGGCGGAGGCAAGATCGAACCAGGTAAGAAGAATTCCCGGATTCCTGCTATCCGTCAGCGATTGCTCATGACCGGGGAACTCAGTGCACCTGACTCGGTCGGATCTGATATTTATGATAAAATGCTTGAAATAGACATAAAGGCTTTCCAGGATGCCCATGCGCTGGATACCGACGGCATCATCGGGGTCGGGACATTCCGCGAACTGAATGTACCCGTTGAGGAAAGGATAGCGGCGCTGAGGATAAATCTCGAAAGGGTCCGGTGGGTGGCCCGGGACTTGCCCGAAACCTATATCATCGTGAATATTGCCGCTTTCTGGCTGTTGATGGTCAAAGACAACCAAGTCGTCCATAACACCACCGTGGTGGTGGGCAAACCACTTAATAAAACCCCCGTATTCAGGGACAAGATGAGGTATATCGAGTTTAACCCAACGTGGACGCTGCCGACCTCCATCATCAAGAATGAAATTATCCCGAAACTTAAAAAAGACTCAATATACCTCGAAAAGAACCATATGGTGCTATTGGACACCAAAGGGAACCTGATCCCTACCTCCATCCTTGATATGAAAAATCTTTCTGCTTCACATTTTCCTTACCTGGTCCGGCAGGAGCCGGGCCCATGGAATGTGCTTGGGGAAATGAAGTTCATGTTCCCCAATAAATATGACATTTACCTGCACGATACCCCTTCGAAAATTCTTTTCAACAGATCGAGCAGGGCATTCAGCCATGGATGTATCAGGGTGAACAGACCGATGAATCTTGCTGAAAAACTTTTAACAGGAACGAAATATGACCGGAAAAAAATCAACGAGATCATTTCCACTCATATCACAACCAGGGTAAATCTCCCGCAGCCGTTGGATATACTTCTGTTATACTGGACCTGTGGGATTAATAAAAATGGGGAGTTGTTTTTTGTCCCTGACATCTATGATCGTGATCAGGATGTACTCAGGGCCCTGGATAAGTTTATGCACTGA
- a CDS encoding murein L,D-transpeptidase catalytic domain family protein — protein sequence MFNLATISLVFLLAFSNPGELPAPKITGNFAEDIHVFAEEYCKSIYCDAGLEGKLDYTIFRRAFKGITEISAPRKDILTIIDYSKPACDQRFYVIDLVNRKLLYSTLVAHGKNSGELSCTRFSNRPQSLQSSPGFYLTAEAYSGRQGYSLRLDGEEPGINDMARARAIVIHGAEYVAQHYVDDFGYIGHSFGCPALPLNVNRKIIDLIKGGSCLYIHTNDKNYASRTVIR from the coding sequence ATGTTCAACCTTGCAACCATCAGCCTTGTATTCCTCCTGGCTTTCAGCAATCCGGGAGAACTTCCTGCGCCTAAGATTACCGGTAATTTTGCAGAAGATATTCATGTCTTTGCGGAGGAATACTGCAAGAGCATTTATTGTGATGCCGGGCTGGAAGGAAAGCTGGATTACACGATCTTTCGCCGTGCTTTTAAGGGAATCACCGAAATTTCTGCCCCGAGAAAGGACATCCTGACCATTATCGATTATTCCAAACCAGCCTGTGACCAACGTTTTTACGTGATCGACCTCGTCAACCGGAAACTGCTTTACAGTACCCTGGTAGCACATGGCAAAAATTCTGGCGAATTGAGTTGCACCCGTTTTTCCAACCGCCCGCAGTCACTCCAGAGCAGTCCCGGGTTTTACCTCACCGCGGAAGCTTATTCGGGCCGGCAAGGTTATTCTTTGCGGCTTGACGGTGAGGAACCGGGGATCAACGACATGGCCAGAGCTCGCGCAATCGTCATCCACGGAGCAGAATATGTCGCTCAGCATTATGTGGACGATTTCGGATATATCGGCCATAGTTTTGGTTGTCCTGCCCTTCCCCTGAATGTGAACCGCAAGATCATCGACCTTATCAAAGGCGGCAGTTGCCTGTATATCCATACCAACGATAAAAACTATGCCAGCCGGACGGTAATCCGCTGA
- a CDS encoding NPCBM/NEW2 domain-containing protein, producing the protein MKHYIAILALAIVAASCTLIPPKQIWLHELDISKMEAGWGTSRVNLSVDSNALTVAGQVYENGVGTHAISKMMVDLKGRGVKFYALVGIDDESGDKASVEFFVLGDQRVLWRSGIMKKGDPALLVDVSLKRIQKIALYVSDGGDYNYYDHSDWLGAFIEYRKEPPVPLEPPVQKPYILTPPVSAQLRINGPSVFGATPGRPFLYKIPVTGRKPVVYSVDSLPAALQLDTKTGLITGITPDSGEYKVNILVKNEIGEARKEFRIIAGQGLALTPPMGWNSWNCWGLSVDDQKVRAAADAFINSGLADHGWTYINIDDGWEAPERTAKGEILTNEKFPAMNLLADYVHSQGLRLGIYSSPGPLTCGGFLGSYQHEKQDAATWATWGIDYLKYDWCSYGKIALNDSLQELQKPYLLMKDFLAAANRDIIFSLCQYGMGNVWEWGSQVGGNLWRTTGDITDTWESMAGIGFDQDKCSPYAGPGHWNDPDMLVVGQVGWGPNLHPSRLTPDEQYTHISLWCLLSAPLLIGCDLSRLDDFTLSLLTNDEVLAINQDELGRQAIRVFQDKGYEVWAKPLADSSVAVGLFFTGLDSPADAFNWEGGIPNRTLTVNWSDLGINGVYKVRDLWRQKDVGQFASVYTAEVPYHGVVLVKLSK; encoded by the coding sequence ATGAAACACTATATTGCAATCCTTGCACTGGCGATAGTAGCAGCTTCCTGCACACTGATTCCACCAAAGCAAATCTGGCTGCATGAATTGGATATTTCCAAAATGGAAGCGGGCTGGGGGACATCACGGGTCAACCTGAGCGTCGACAGTAACGCGCTCACCGTGGCGGGCCAGGTTTATGAAAATGGTGTCGGTACGCATGCCATCAGCAAAATGATGGTCGATTTAAAAGGTAGGGGCGTAAAATTTTACGCCCTGGTTGGCATCGATGATGAAAGCGGGGATAAAGCTTCGGTAGAGTTTTTTGTCCTCGGTGATCAGCGTGTATTATGGAGAAGCGGCATCATGAAAAAAGGCGATCCGGCCCTTCTGGTTGATGTCAGCCTTAAGAGGATCCAAAAAATAGCACTATATGTATCAGACGGCGGTGATTATAACTACTATGACCACTCCGACTGGCTCGGGGCTTTTATTGAGTACCGGAAAGAACCGCCTGTTCCTTTGGAACCGCCTGTACAGAAGCCTTATATCCTGACCCCTCCGGTTTCGGCACAATTACGGATTAACGGGCCTTCTGTATTTGGGGCTACGCCAGGCCGGCCATTTCTCTATAAAATACCGGTTACCGGCCGGAAACCGGTTGTTTATTCTGTCGATAGTTTGCCTGCAGCTTTACAGCTTGATACAAAAACTGGTTTGATCACGGGAATAACGCCTGATAGCGGGGAATATAAGGTCAATATTTTGGTGAAGAATGAAATAGGAGAGGCCCGGAAAGAATTCCGTATCATTGCCGGCCAGGGACTTGCCCTGACCCCTCCGATGGGCTGGAATAGCTGGAATTGCTGGGGGCTGAGCGTGGATGACCAGAAAGTGCGCGCTGCTGCTGACGCTTTCATTAATTCGGGGTTGGCCGATCATGGCTGGACTTACATCAATATCGACGACGGATGGGAAGCCCCGGAAAGAACGGCAAAGGGGGAAATTCTTACCAATGAAAAGTTTCCGGCTATGAATTTGCTTGCAGATTATGTTCACAGCCAGGGATTAAGGCTGGGGATCTATTCTTCACCGGGGCCTCTGACCTGCGGAGGCTTCCTGGGTAGCTATCAGCATGAAAAACAGGATGCCGCAACATGGGCCACCTGGGGCATCGACTACTTAAAATATGACTGGTGCTCGTATGGGAAGATTGCACTCAACGACAGCCTGCAGGAACTCCAAAAACCTTATCTGCTGATGAAAGATTTTCTCGCCGCTGCAAACCGTGATATCATTTTCAGCCTTTGCCAGTATGGAATGGGGAATGTCTGGGAGTGGGGAAGTCAGGTCGGAGGCAACCTCTGGCGCACCACCGGAGATATCACAGATACCTGGGAAAGCATGGCAGGCATCGGCTTTGACCAGGATAAATGCTCACCGTATGCAGGGCCTGGCCATTGGAACGACCCGGACATGCTTGTGGTAGGCCAGGTAGGATGGGGGCCAAACTTGCATCCAAGCCGCCTGACACCGGATGAGCAATATACGCATATCAGTCTCTGGTGCCTGCTCTCAGCTCCCTTGCTGATCGGCTGTGACCTCAGCCGGCTTGATGACTTCACCCTCAGCCTCCTGACCAACGATGAAGTCCTTGCCATCAACCAGGATGAACTGGGGCGGCAAGCTATCCGGGTCTTTCAAGATAAAGGATATGAGGTTTGGGCGAAACCGCTGGCTGACAGCTCAGTGGCTGTCGGGTTATTCTTTACAGGCCTTGATTCTCCTGCCGACGCTTTTAACTGGGAAGGCGGGATACCGAATAGGACCCTCACTGTTAACTGGTCGGATCTTGGCATCAACGGGGTATACAAAGTGAGGGACCTGTGGAGGCAGAAGGATGTCGGGCAGTTCGCCAGTGTTTATACGGCGGAAGTGCCTTATCATGGGGTGGTGCTGGTCAAATTATCGAAGTAA
- a CDS encoding polyphosphate kinase 2 family protein, which translates to MITSKQTEKIQKFIKPYRITDGKNFKLKAIDPDDMGEFGKNDKDRLKEALEEGIAQMRELQEKLYADNKWGVLLIFQAMDAAGKDGAIKHVFSGVNPQGCQVMSFKSPSSEELDHDFLWRCVKNLPERGRIGVFNRSYYEEVLVVRVHPEYLGSQRLPMTENNIWKKRFQDITQFEKYLHHNGILVRKFFLHVSKKEQKKRFLERLDNPDKNWKFSQADVKERQHWDEYMDAYEDMIRNTASEIAPWYIVPADNKWYTRTIVGAAVIDALLSLNLEFPKVDASHFIDLKIAREALMNE; encoded by the coding sequence ATGATTACCAGCAAACAGACCGAAAAGATCCAAAAGTTCATCAAGCCTTATCGCATTACCGATGGCAAAAACTTTAAGTTAAAGGCTATCGACCCGGATGATATGGGTGAATTTGGTAAAAATGATAAAGACCGGCTGAAAGAAGCGCTGGAGGAGGGCATTGCCCAGATGAGGGAGCTCCAGGAAAAGCTTTACGCGGATAACAAATGGGGTGTGTTACTGATCTTCCAGGCCATGGATGCGGCGGGTAAAGACGGCGCCATAAAACACGTCTTCTCCGGTGTAAATCCCCAGGGATGCCAGGTCATGTCATTCAAATCACCTTCAAGTGAAGAGCTGGACCACGATTTCCTTTGGCGCTGTGTGAAAAACCTGCCGGAACGTGGCCGTATCGGGGTCTTCAACCGGTCATACTATGAAGAGGTGCTGGTGGTAAGGGTGCACCCCGAATATCTCGGCTCCCAGCGTCTGCCCATGACAGAAAATAACATCTGGAAAAAACGTTTCCAGGATATCACCCAGTTTGAAAAATATCTTCATCATAATGGCATCCTGGTAAGAAAGTTCTTCCTCCATGTTTCGAAAAAAGAACAGAAAAAGCGTTTCCTCGAAAGACTTGATAACCCCGACAAGAACTGGAAATTTTCCCAGGCTGATGTAAAAGAGCGGCAGCACTGGGATGAATACATGGATGCGTATGAAGATATGATCAGGAATACAGCTTCGGAAATTGCACCCTGGTATATCGTCCCGGCAGATAACAAATGGTATACCCGTACAATTGTTGGGGCCGCCGTGATTGATGCCCTCCTTTCACTCAACCTGGAGTTTCCCAAAGTTGACGCCAGCCACTTTATTGACCTGAAAATCGCCCGTGAAGCATTGATGAACGAATGA